Proteins from one Ricinus communis isolate WT05 ecotype wild-type chromosome 9, ASM1957865v1, whole genome shotgun sequence genomic window:
- the LOC8278723 gene encoding xyloglucan 6-xylosyltransferase 2 has translation MLERCLGTHRVVRIQRAIRHGKVTLFCLFMTVIVLRGTIGAGKFGTPEQDFNDLRERFYASRKHAEPHRVLVEAQLSTESTQNNNNNDNTDPKNYATFDINTILVDEGQDEKPDPNKPYSLGPRISDWDEQRAEWLKKNPNFPNFIGPNKPRVLLVTGSSPKPCENPVGDHYLLKSIKNKIDYCRLHGIEIFYNMALLDAEMAGFWAKLPLIRKLLLSHPEIEFLWWMDSDAMFTDMAFEVPWERYKDSNFVMHGWNEMIYDQKNWIGLNTGSFLLRNCQWALDILDAWAPMGPKGKIREEAGKVLTRELKDRPVFEADDQSAMVYLLATQRDKWGDKVYLESAYYLHGYWGILVDRYEEMIENYHPGLGDHRWPLVTHFVGCKPCGKFGDYPVERCLKQMDRAFNFGDNQILQMYGFTHKSLASRRVKRVRNESSIPLEVKDELGLLHPAFKAVKLPISS, from the coding sequence ATGCTGGAGCGCTGTCTCGGGACTCACCGAGTCGTTCGAATTCAAAGAGCGATTCGTCACGGTAAAGTCACCCTCTTTTGTCTGTTCATGACCGTCATCGTCCTACGTGGCACAATTGGAGCCGGAAAATTCGGTACTCCAGAACAAGACTTCAATGATCTCCGCGAACGGTTTTACGCTTCGCGTAAACACGCCGAGCCGCACCGCGTTCTCGTCGAAGCTCAACTCTCCACCGAGTCCACtcaaaacaacaacaacaacgaCAACACTGATCCAAAGAATTATGCTACATTTGATATCAACACGATCTTAGTTGATGAAGGACAAGACGAGAAGCCGGATCCAAATAAACCGTATAGTCTGGGGCCCAGGATATCTGATTGGGATGAACAAAGAGCTGAATGgttaaaaaaaaaccctaatttccCCAACTTTATCGGGCCAAATAAACCTAGAGTTTTATTAGTGACCGGATCCTCACCAAAACCGTGTGAGAATCCAGTTGGAGATCATTACTTGTTGAAATCGATTAAGAATAAAATCGATTATTGTAGACTACATGGGATCGAGATATTTTACAATATGGCACTGCTTGACGCGGAAATGGCTGGGTTTTGGGCTAAACTACCGTTGATTAGAAAGCTACTATTATCGCATCCGGAGATTGAATTTTTATGGTGGATGGATAGTGATGCTATGTTCACTGACATGGCATTTGAAGTGCCTTGGGAAAGGTATAAAGATTCGAACTTTGTTATGCATGGATGGAATGAAATGATTTATGATCAAAAGAATTGGATTGGGTTAAATACTGGGAGCTTTTTATTGAGGAATTGTCAATGGGCATTGGATATTTTGGATGCTTGGGCTCCAATGGGACCTAAAGGAAAGATTAGAGAAGAAGCTGGGAAAGTACTTACTAGAGAGCTTAAAGATAGGCCTGTTTTCGAAGCTGATGATCAGTCTGCAATGGTTTATTTATTGGCTACACAGAGAGATAAATGGGGTGATAAGGTTTATCTTGAGAGTGCTTATTATTTGCATGGTTATTGGGGGATTTTAGTTGACAGGTATGAAGAAATGATTGAAAATTATCATCCTGGTCTGGGTGATCATCGGTGGCCGCTTGTTACTCACTTTGTGGGGTGTAAGCCTTGTGGAAAGTTTGGTGATTATCCAGTCGAAAGGTGTTTGAAGCAGATGGATCGTGCTTTTAATTTTGGGGATAATCAAATTTTGCAGATGTATGGGTTTACTCATAAATCACTTGCTAGTCGGAGAGTTAAAAGAGTAAGGAACGAGTCTAGTATTCCGCTTGAAGTGAAGGATGAGCTTGGATTGCTTCACCCTGCGTTTAAAGCTGTCAAGTTGCCAATTTCTTCTTGA
- the LOC8278721 gene encoding heat shock factor-binding protein isoform X2, with translation MDGHDSEDPKQSTADMTAFVQNLLQQMQSRFQTMSDSIITKIDEMGSRIDELEQSINDLRAEMGVEGSPSPSAPPKVKDEPKSEE, from the exons ATG GATGGGCATGATTCTGAAGATCCAAAGCAGAGTACTGCTGATATGACAGCTTTT GTACAGAATTTACTCCAGCAGATG CAATCCAGGTTCCAGACAATGTCAGATTCCATCATTACAAAGA TTGACGAAATGGGCAGCAGGATAGATGAGTTGGAGCAGAGCATCAATGATCTGAGAGCTGAAATGGGGGTAGAAGGCTCTCCATCTCCTTCAGCCCCTCCCAAGGTGAAAGACGAACCCAAGTCAGAGGAATGA
- the LOC8278721 gene encoding heat shock factor-binding protein isoform X1 yields the protein MSFLLLNDGIRFEDGHDSEDPKQSTADMTAFVQNLLQQMQSRFQTMSDSIITKIDEMGSRIDELEQSINDLRAEMGVEGSPSPSAPPKVKDEPKSEE from the exons ATGTCATTTCTTCTATTGAATGATGGGATTAGATTTGAG GATGGGCATGATTCTGAAGATCCAAAGCAGAGTACTGCTGATATGACAGCTTTT GTACAGAATTTACTCCAGCAGATG CAATCCAGGTTCCAGACAATGTCAGATTCCATCATTACAAAGA TTGACGAAATGGGCAGCAGGATAGATGAGTTGGAGCAGAGCATCAATGATCTGAGAGCTGAAATGGGGGTAGAAGGCTCTCCATCTCCTTCAGCCCCTCCCAAGGTGAAAGACGAACCCAAGTCAGAGGAATGA
- the LOC8262436 gene encoding protein RALF-like 33 — translation MGISNCHGLLLISAILAVHVAVSSSTKSPVDFLPMESGGCRGSIAECLMSGEDDLEFAMDTEINRRILATNKYISYGALRRNTVPCSRRGASYYNCRPGAQANPYSRGCNRITRCRN, via the coding sequence ATGGGAATTTCAAATTGCCACGGTCTTCTACTGATTAGTGCAATCTTAGCCGTACACGTGGCTGTATCATCGTCGACAAAATCACCCGTTGATTTTCTTCCCATGGAATCGGGTGGTTGCCGTGGATCAATCGCCGAGTGCTTGATGTCTGGTGAGGATGATTTGGAGTTCGCCATGGACACTGAGATCAACCGACGCATTCTAGCGACGAACAAGTATATTAGCTATGGTGCGTTGAGGAGGAACACTGTGCCTTGCTCTAGACGTGGCGCATCGTATTATAATTGCCGACCTGGAGCTCAGGCTAATCCTTACTCTCGCGGATGCAATCGCATTACTCGCTGCAGGAATtga
- the LOC8262435 gene encoding peroxidase 5: MAKIVILLIYFLPTFFISSALSAQLKKGFYQKTCPLAETLVRSTVKNALASDAGIPAALIRLHFHDCFVRGCDASILLNSTPGNKAEKESMGNKGVGGFEVIDEAKAKIESYCPNTVSCADIIAFAARDSVLLSGGTYYDVPGGRRDGTTSLISEVTGNLPDSFFNATQLKQNFANKGLSLEEMVTLSGAHSIGDSHCSSFSKRLYSFNATYSQDPSLDPVYASYLKIKCPRHVKPGLPDPVVPFDPLTPTRLDSNYYKNLKNDKGLLFSDQVLWNSELTKKIVNRNIRHPNKWASKFAAAMGHMGSIEVITGSQGEIRKYCWRMN; the protein is encoded by the exons ATGGCAAAGATTGTCAttcttttgatatattttctacCCACCTTCTTTATCTCTTCAGCTCTCTCGGCTCAGTTGAAGAAAGGGTTTTATCAAAAAACATGCCCCTTAGCTGAGACTCTAGTAAGAAGCACAGTTAAAAATGCACTGGCTAGTGATGCTGGCATTCCTGCTGCTCTCATCAGGCTTCATTTCCATGACTGTTTTGTGAGG GGTTGTGATGCTTCCATTCTTCTAAATTCGACTCCCGGAAATAAAGCAGAGAAAGAAAGCATGGGAAACAAAGGTGTCGGAGGCTTTGAGGTGATAGATGAAGCAAAGGCCAAGATAGAGTCTTACTGCCCTAATACAGTTTCATGTGCAGACATTATTGCTTTTGCAGCTCGTGATAGTGTTCTTCTCTCTGGTGGCACTTACTATGATGTTCCCGGCGGCCGCCGCGATGGAACCACTTCTTTGATCAGTGAAGTGACTGGAAACCTTCCCGATTCATTCTTTAATGCAACTCAGTTGAAACAAAACTTTGCAAACAAGGGTTTGTCACTAGAAGAAATGGTCACACTTTCTGGTGCTCATTCTATTGGCGATTCTCATTGCTCTTCGTTCTCCAAACgcttatattcttttaatgcAACTTATTCACAGGACCCTTCCTTGGATCCTGTCTATGCTAGTTACTTGAAAATCAAATGTCCCAGGCATGTAAAACCTGGTCTGCCTGACCCAGTTGTGCCCTTTGATCCCTTGACGCCAACTAGGCTTGATAGTAACTACTACAAGAACTTGAAGAATGACAAAGGGCTGCTGTTTTCAGATCAAGTACTATGGAATAGTGAATTGACAAAGAAGATTGTAAACAGGAATATCAGGCATCCAAATAAATGGGCTTCCAAGTTTGCTGCTGCTATGGGGCATATGGGTTCAATTGAGGTGATTACTGGGTCACAAGGAGAAATAAGGAAGTACTGCTGGAGGATGAATTAA
- the LOC8262434 gene encoding 40S ribosomal protein S21-2, whose product MQNEEGVNMDLYIPRKCSATNRLITSKDHASVQINIGHLDDRGIYNGQFTTFALCGFIRAQGDGDSAIDRLWQKKKVEARQQ is encoded by the exons ATGCAGAACGAGGAGGGAGTGAATATGGATCTCTACATCCCCAGGAAATG CTCTGCAACAAATAGGCTGATTACTTCAAAAGATCATGCATCTGTTCAGATTAACATCGGGCACTTGGATGACCGTGGCATTTATAATGGTCAATTTACTACGTTTGCCCTTTGTGGTTTTATCCGTGCACAG gGGGATGGTGACAGTGCAATTGATCGCCTTTGGCAGAAGAAGAAAGTTGAAGCCCGCCAGCagtag
- the LOC8262433 gene encoding LOW QUALITY PROTEIN: alanine--tRNA ligase (The sequence of the model RefSeq protein was modified relative to this genomic sequence to represent the inferred CDS: inserted 2 bases in 2 codons; deleted 2 bases in 1 codon), which translates to MDLIRSTKLEYYDEMWKLQSKANIISLSKGEDGSRLALILDSTIFHPQGGGQPADTGFIATPNNDSKFQIHRPRQEDSGSDFIGKEVLLLHVDESRRTLNSRLHSAWHLLDGCMQTVGLGHLEPGKGYHFPDGPCVKYKGTVPQNELHSKXKEIEAEANALISRGGEVSTAVLPYEEASYICCGCLTDYISKDSAPRIVKLGNLPGXCGGTHVSDILEIISMKVSQIRTKKRNLKVFYTVGS; encoded by the exons atggatttaatcagaAGTACGAAACTGGAATACTATGATGAAATGTGGAAACTCCAATCCAAAGCCAATATCATTTCCTTGTCCAAG gGAGAAGACGGTAGCAGGCTTGCTTTGATATTGGATTCTACTATCTTTCATCCTCAAGGTGGAGGCCAGCCTGCAGACACTGGATTCATCGCCACTCCAAATAATGATTCCAAGTTTCAAATTCATCGTCCAAGAC AGGAGGATTCTGGTAGTGATTTCATCGGTAAAGAAGTTCTTCTTTTACATGTTGATGAGTCTAGGCGCACGCTGAATTCCAG GTTGCATTCGGCTTGGCATTTATTGGATGGATGTATGCAGACTGTGGGGTTAGGACATCTTGAGCCAGGGAAAGGCTATCATTTTCCTGATGG GCCATGTGTTAAATATAAAGGCACTGTTCCTCAAAATGAATTGCATAGCA CAAAAGAAATAGAGGCAGAAGCTAATGCATTAATATCTAGAGGAGGCGAA GTTTCTACTGCTGTATTACCATATGAAGAAGCTTCATATATATGTTGCGGTTGCCTTACTGATTATATTTCTAAG GATAGCGCCCCTCGTATTGTGAAGTTAGGGAACCTTCCAG TGTGTGGAGGTACCCATGTTTCTGACATTTTGGAGATTATAAGTATGAAG GTTTCTCAAATTCGGACAAAGAAGAGGAAT TTAAAAGTCTTTTATACTGTTGGATCGTAA
- the LOC8262431 gene encoding probable protein phosphatase 2C 40 — MRGASSINPEGEIKISFGYHCNGHGDSSWMLPDGHENPQSTKLPRNSSFSCLSGAALSANATLANTNICNGVIGAEILPSLDSPNSFRKVPSSPTLSRLDMLPSSLQSSMSYLSCTPSTPSPPDYDSYLKPMSAPSKSDSFLNAMEVQVAGGAAGEDRVQAVCSEENGWLFCAIYDGFNGRDAADFLAGTLYETIIFHTNSLDWESKQDVVTASNGLCLGGSIQCAFEGGSHSPGEKTHSGGYNKDSSLDRFAKDGICSKLETSSDSFRHEVLDSLQRALSQAENDFLNMVEQEMEDRPDLVSVGSCVLVVLLHGTDLYTLNLGDSRAVLATYNGDNEVNRYEQLKAVQLTDCHTVDNEIERTTLCSEHPDDPATVLGGKVKGKLKVTRAFGVGYLKKKNLNDALMGILQVRNLISPPYISTQPSLNVHKISKYDHFVIVASDGLFDFFSNDEAVKLVNSFILSNPTGDPAKFLLEQLVARAADCAGFSMEELMNIPAGRRRKYHDDVTVIVIVLGTKQRTSKASMYM, encoded by the exons ATGCGAGGAGCAAGTTCAATTAATCCTGAAGGAGAAATCAAAATAAGTTTCGGCTATCACTGCAATGGCCATGGTGACAGTTCTTGGATGCTTCCGGATGGGCATGAAAACCCTCAGAGCACTAAACTCCCTAGGAACAGCAGTTTCTCTTGCTTGTCTGGTGCTGCCTTAAGTGCTAATGCCACATTGGCCAATACCAATATCTGCAATGGTGTGATAGGAGCAGAAATACTTCCCAGCTTGGACTCCCCTAATTCATTCCGAAAAGTTCCCTCTTCACCAACTCTTTCAAGGTTGGACATGTTACCATCTTCTCTTCAAAGCAGTATGTCATACTTAAGTTGCACTCCATCCACTCCGAGTCCACCTGATTATGATTCTTATTTGAAACCCATGAGTGCTCCTTCAAAAAGTGACAGCTTTCTTAATGCCATGGAAGTTCAGGTGGCTGGTGGAGCTGCTGGAGAAGACAGGGTTCAAGCTGTCTGTTCTGAAGAAAATGGGTGGCTCTTTTGTGCAATTTATGATGGGTTTAATGGAAGAGACGCAGCAGATTTTTTGGCTGGAACACTGTACGAAACCATCATATTTCATACAAACTCTTTAGACTGGGAATCAAAGCAGGATGTTGTTACAGCTTCCAATGGTTTGTGCTTGGGTGGATCCATTCAATGTGCTTTTGAGGGTGGCAGCCATAGCCCAGGGGAAAAAACTCATTCAGGAGGGTATAACAAGGACTCAAGTCTCGACAGATTTGCCAAGGATGGCATATGCTCTAAGCTGGAAACTTCATCTGACTCGTTTAGACATGAAGTACTCGATAGCCTCCAAAGGGCTCTTAGTCAGGCTGAGAATGATTTCTTAAACATGGTAGAGCAGGAAATGGAGGATCGTCCTGATTTAGTTTCTGTAGGATCATGTGTCTTGGTTGTTCTTCTTCATGGAACAGATTTGTACACCTTGAATTTGGGTGATAGCAGGGCTGTATTGGCAACATACAACGGAGACAATGAAGTAAATCGGTATGAGCAACTAAAAGCTGTCCAGCTCACTGATTGTCACACTGTTGACAATGAAATTGAAAGAACTACTTTATGTAGTGAGCACCCTGATGACCCTGCAACAGTACTTGGTGGAAAAGTGAAAGGAAAATTGAAGGTCACTCGAGCTTTTGGAGTTGGGTATTTAAAAAAG AAAAACCTAAATGATGCACTGATGGGCATTCTACAAGTTCGAAATCTCATAAGTCCTCCATATATTTCAACTCAACCATCATTGAATGTGCATAAAATATCCAAGTACGATCACTTTGTCATAGTAGCTAGTGACggattatttgatttcttCAGCAATGATGAAGCAGTAAAGCTTgtaaattcttttatcttGAGCAATCCTACTGGTGATCCAGCAAAGTTTCTGTTAGAGCAGCTTGTAGCAAGAGCTGCAGATTGTGCAG GTTTCAGTATGGAagaattgatgaatataccTGCTGGTAGGAGGAGGAAATATCATGATGATGTGACTGTAATTGTTATTGTTCTTGGAACAAAGCAGCGCACTTCAAAGGCATCAATGTACATGTAA
- the LOC8262430 gene encoding heavy metal-associated isoprenylated plant protein 36: MATTTSGLQPSLKALKCQTWVLRVSIHCQGCQRKVKKVLLGIDGVYTAAVDSQQQRVTVTGNIGVETLIKKLIKTGKHAEIWHEKLAPKEKESGKANTMHKQNDPKTDKSNGKKKSVKFSDDTEDAKNVEKSPENSTSRQEKPVVKSKGSENGGGGAKNGGKKKKERGQKGDNSKDDLGEGTPSSGGAAGAVYQTQGMGMDQVVGPSNLSPTRQHPVPFPQGFNISPVYASSYSMANPRENPAPFYYILPPSSPYANPTTYQVTPLDSFYYFSDENVDGCSIM, translated from the exons atGGCTACGACAACATCTGGGTTACAACCATCCTTAAAAGCTCTAAAATGCCAG ACATGGGTCTTGAGAGTATCTATCCACTGCCAAGGTTGCCAAAGAAAGGTCAAGAAAGTTCTGCTAGGAATTGATG GTGTTTATACAGCCGCAGTTGATTCCCAGCAGCAAAGAGTTACAGTTACTGGCAACATTGGAGTAGAGACATTGATCAAGAAACTCATTAAAACAGGCAAGCATGCAGAGATTTGGCATGAAAAACTTGCTCCAAAGGAAAAGGAATCAGGCAAAGCCAACACCATGCATAAGCAAAACGACCCAAAGACTGATAAAAGTAATGGAAAGAAGAAATCTGTTAAGTTTAGTGACGATACAGAAGATGCAAAAAATGTTGAAAAGTCACCGGAAAATTCCACCAGCCGCCAGGAAAAACCGGTGGTGAAGAGCAAGGGCAGTGAAAATGGGGGTGGTGGTGCCAAAAATGGAggtaaaaagaagaaagagagagggCAAAAAGGTGATAACAGCAAGGATGATTTAGGAGAAGGAACACCATCTTCTGGTGGAGCCGCAGGTGCTGTATATCAAACTCAAGGGATGGGCATGGATCAAGTTGTGGGTCCAAGTAATCTTAGCCCTACACGTCAGCATCCGGTTCCATTCCCACAAGGGTTCAATATTTCTCCAGTGTATGCATCAAGTTACAGCATGGCAAACCCTAGGGAAAATCCTGCTCCTTTCTACTACATCCTACCACCATCATCACCATATGCAAATCCAACTACATATCAAGTGACCCCATTAGACTCTTTCTACTATTTCAGTGATGAAAATGTTGATGGATGTTCCATCATGTGA
- the LOC8262429 gene encoding CAP-Gly domain-containing linker protein 1: MATSDSSIPPLPSPAPLAPRKENVTPIGSKIAELNESRTELLNRIQGLKQDLQNWRTKLDTQVTIYRDELSQLKKSLNTEVEQLRSEFQELRTTLQQQQEDVTTSLKNLGLQDSTGDAKEVQESKVEVKEEDSEKTAEN, encoded by the exons ATGGCGACCTCAGATTCCTCCATTCCTCCTCTTCCTTCTCCTGCTCCTCTCGCTCCt AGAAAGGAGAACGTAACTCCCATTGGTTCCAAGATCGCG GAATTAAATGAATCTAGGACTGAACTTCTCAATAGAATTCAAGGCTTAAAACAG gATCTGCAAAATTGGAGAACAAAGCTAGACACTCAGGTGACAATCTATCGTGAT GAGTTGTCACAGTTGAAGAAATCATTGAATACTGAGGTAGAGCAACTTCGATCG GAATTTCAAGAGCTTAGGACTACACTCCAGCAGCAACAAGAAGATGTTACTACTAGCCTGAAAAATTTGGGG CTTCAGGATAGCACAGGAGATGCTAAAGAGGTCCAAGAATCCAAGGTCGAAGTAAAAGAGGAGGACAGTGAAAAGACAGCTGAAAACTAG